In Oenanthe melanoleuca isolate GR-GAL-2019-014 chromosome 10, OMel1.0, whole genome shotgun sequence, a single window of DNA contains:
- the PYGO1 gene encoding pygopus homolog 1: MSAEQEKDPIALKRSRGGDSGLDGLGGPGVQLGSPDKKKRKANTQGSSFPPPSEYAPPPNPSSDHLVAANPFDDNYNTVSYKPLPSGNPYFSNPGYPGFGGYNTFRMPPHMLPRVSSPYGGSYSLRNQPHPLPQNPVGMGFSRPHSFSFGPHDNPGFGNQPPYSSGQINQNVNMPAQHFRPNPGENFGHSGQIPHPDVPANFGPGNNPNFPNSQLESNHSFVPPPNTYNQTKSSAQKQDFSQGASKASSQNTAAHQHHHRTEDVVSQGNSDLKNVTRNNVVNQDNSHSNSADNTNAGHSNGTQSKSRQPRGTAEGCNSEKSSKAALHPSRHGHSSSEPVYPCGICTHEVNDDQDAILCEASCQKWFHRVCTGMTESAYGLLTAEASAVWGCDTCMADKDVQLMRTREAAGPPALNTEG; the protein is encoded by the exons ATGTCAGCGGAACAGGAGAAGGACCCCATCGCGCTGAAGAGATCCCGAG GTGGTGACAGTGGATTGGATGGGTTAGGAGGACCAGGAGTTCAGCTTGGAAGCCCTGATAAGAAAAAGCGCAAAGCAAATACACAG gGGTCGTCATTTCCTCCTCCATCTGAATATGCTCCACCACCGAACCCAAGCTCTGACCACCTTGTAGCTGCAAATCCATTTGATGACAACTATAATACTGTGTCTTATAAACCACTTCCTTCAGGAAATCCATATTTTAGTAATCCTGGTTATCCTGGCTTTGGAGGCTATAACACTTTCAGAATGCCACCTCACATGCTGCCCAGAGTGTCCTCACCATATGGTGGTTCTTACTCCCTCAGAAACCAGCCACATCCTCTTCCTCAAAACCCTGTTGGCATGGGTTTTAGTCGACCCCACTCTTTCAGCTTTGGTCCACACGATAACCCAGGTTTTGGGAATCAGCCACCTTACAGCAGTGGTCAGATAAACCAGAATGTCAATATGCCTGCTCAGCATTTCAGGCCAAATCCTGGGGAGAACTTTGGCCATTCTGGTCAGATACCTCACCCTGATGTGCCAGCTAACTTTGGTCCTGGAAACAATCCAAATTTTCCAAATTCTCAGCTAGAGTCAAACCATTCTTTTGTTCCTCCACCAAACACGTACAACCAGACAAAATCATCAGCACAAAAGCAAGACTTTAGTCAAGGTGCAAGCAAAGCATCCAGCCAGAACACTGCTGCTCATCAGCATCATCACAGGACAGAGGATGTTGTGAGTCAAGGTAACAGTGACCTGAAAAACGTCACTCGAAACAATGTGGTGAATCAGGATAACAGCCATTCTAACAGTGCTGATAACACCAATGCTGGCCACTCAAACGGGACTCAGAGCAAGTCCCGCCAGCCTCGAGGTACTGCAGAAGGATGCAACTCtgaaaagagcagcaaagcagcCCTCCACCCCAGTCGTCACGGACACTCGTCCTCTGAACCCGTGTACCCGTGTGGAATTTGTACACATGAAGTCAATGATGACCAGGATGCCATCCTGTGTGAAGCCTCCTGTCAGAAGTGGTTCCACCGGGTCTGTACGGGCATGACCGAGTCGGCCTACGGGCTGCTGACGGCCGAGGCGTCGGCGGTGTGGGGCTGTGACACTTGCATGGCTGACAAGGATGTGCAGCTGATGCGCAcgagggaggctgcagggccacCTGCACTGAACACGGAAGGCTGA